Proteins encoded within one genomic window of Solea senegalensis isolate Sse05_10M linkage group LG11, IFAPA_SoseM_1, whole genome shotgun sequence:
- the clic4 gene encoding chloride intracellular channel protein 4 translates to MSLSVPQNGVKADSEPVIELFVKAGSDGESIGNCPFSQRLFMILWLKGVVFNVTTVDLKRKPADLQNLAPGTHPPFVTFNGEVKTDVNKIEEFLEDVLCPPKYIKLGARHPESNTAGMDIFAKFSAYIKNSKPDANEALERGLLKTLQKLDEYLRSPLPDEIDHNSIEDVKVSSRKFLDGDEMTLADCNLLPKLHIVKVVAKKYRGFDIPKEMTAIWKYLNIAYTREEFTNTCPSDKEIEIAYGDVAKRLVK, encoded by the exons gcGGGAAGTGATGGCGAGAGCATCGGGAACTGCCCCTTCTCTCAGAGGCTCTTCATGATCCTGTGGCTTAAAGGAGTCGTCTTCAACGTCACCACGGTCGATCTCAAGAG AAAGCCGGCAGACCTCCAGAACCTGGCCCCCGGCACACACCCGCCCTTCGTCACCTTCAACGGCGAGGTCAAAACTGACGTCAACAAGATCGAGGAGTTCCTGGAGGATGTGCTTTGCCCACCGAA gtaCATAAAGCTTGGTGCGAGACACCCTGAATCAAACACAGCTGGTATGGACATCTTTGCAAAGTTTTCAGCCTACATCAAAAACTCCAAACCCGATGCAAATGAGG CTCTGGAGCGCGGGCTCCTGAAGACCCTGCAGAAGCTGGACGAGTACCTCCGGTCACCACTGCCCGATGAGATCGACCACAACAGCATCGAGGACGTCAAGGTCTCCAGTCGCAAGTTCTTGGATGGCGATGAGATGACGCTGGCCGACTGCAACCTGCTGCCAAAACTGCACATAGTTAAG GTGGTGGCCAAGAAGTACAGAGGTTTCGACATCCCCAAAGAGATGACGGCCATCTGGAAGTACCTGAACATCGCCTACACGCGCGAGGAGTTCACCAACACCTGCCCCAGTGACAAAGAGATCGAGATCGCCTACGGAGACGTCGCCAAGAGGCTGGTCAAataa